In a genomic window of Streptomyces sp. SJL17-4:
- a CDS encoding YncE family protein has translation MPSPRTPSARPRRLAAALAVAVALVATAGGTGSAAPGAVTTEAPPAAGLREAMFVGNNWDGTADVIAAQGDFHRIGRVNVIPDKEERLREIYLNPIKLAFFLGVRSGPGEGHDQFVDDMYATPDGSSMVVSRPSFADVVSLDLRTGRINWRFPVAGYRADHMAVSPDGTRVAVSASTANTVHVLDIGTGREIGSFTTGDKPHENVFTSDGLLWNMSIGEVTTALDAPWLDWTKGDRRITVVDATTFRTVRVIDMRERLDAFGRGDLSDAVRPVAFTPDEKKLYLQVSFYNGLLEYDVTTDRITRAKVLPGNPKTDPDRTTWVNDSRHHGLSMSPDGSKLCVAGTMDDYATVVDRATLQEGPLVEASKPYWATVSGDGRSCVISESGADRVTAIDFATGRRVASVDVGDHPQRVRLARIPADWGGSSGS, from the coding sequence CACCGAGGCGCCGCCGGCCGCCGGACTGCGTGAGGCGATGTTCGTCGGCAACAACTGGGACGGAACGGCCGACGTCATCGCCGCCCAGGGCGACTTCCACCGCATCGGCCGGGTGAACGTCATCCCCGACAAGGAGGAACGACTCCGCGAGATCTATCTGAACCCCATCAAGCTCGCGTTCTTCCTCGGTGTCCGCAGCGGTCCCGGGGAGGGCCACGACCAGTTCGTCGACGACATGTACGCGACCCCCGACGGCTCCTCCATGGTCGTCTCCCGGCCGAGCTTCGCCGATGTCGTCTCCCTCGACCTGCGCACCGGCCGGATCAACTGGCGTTTCCCCGTGGCCGGTTACCGCGCCGACCACATGGCCGTCTCGCCCGACGGCACCCGGGTCGCCGTCTCCGCGTCCACCGCCAACACGGTGCACGTCCTCGACATCGGCACCGGCCGCGAGATCGGCTCCTTCACGACGGGCGACAAGCCCCACGAGAACGTCTTCACCTCCGACGGACTCCTGTGGAACATGTCCATCGGTGAGGTCACCACCGCCCTCGACGCCCCCTGGCTCGACTGGACCAAGGGCGACCGCCGCATCACCGTCGTCGACGCCACGACGTTCAGGACCGTCCGCGTCATCGACATGCGCGAGCGGCTCGACGCCTTCGGTCGCGGCGACCTCTCCGACGCCGTCCGGCCCGTCGCCTTCACCCCGGACGAGAAGAAGCTCTACCTCCAGGTCTCGTTCTACAACGGCCTCCTGGAGTACGACGTCACCACCGACCGCATCACCCGGGCCAAGGTCCTCCCCGGCAACCCGAAGACCGACCCCGACCGCACCACCTGGGTCAACGACTCGCGCCACCACGGCCTTTCGATGAGTCCCGACGGCAGCAAGCTCTGCGTCGCGGGAACGATGGACGACTACGCCACGGTGGTCGACCGCGCCACCCTCCAGGAGGGCCCGCTCGTCGAGGCCTCCAAGCCGTACTGGGCGACCGTGAGCGGCGACGGACGGTCCTGCGTCATCTCCGAGAGCGGCGCCGACCGCGTCACCGCGATCGACTTCGCCACCGGCCGACGCGTGGCCTCCGTGGACGTCGGCGACCACCCGCAGCGCGTACGGCTCGCCCGCATCCCGGCCGACTGGGGCGGCTCCAGCGGGAGTTGA
- a CDS encoding discoidin domain-containing protein, translated as MTRPIARGTGGRSALLALFLALAAVLFGSGPVPAAATGGSWWEPTSRPAADSQINVTGTPFTGTDAQGKVRGFVDAHNHLMSNEGFGGRLICGQTFSTAGAAEALKDCPEHYPDGSGALFENITGGADGHHDPVGWPTFKDWPAHNSLTHQQNYYAWVERAWRGGQRVLVNDLVTNGLICSILPRDRSCDEMTSIRLQARKTYELQDYVDGMYGGPGKGWFRIVTSAAQARSVIEQGKLAVVLGVETSEPFGCKQILDVAQCSKEDIDRGLDELYGLGVRSMFLCHKFDNALCGVRFDSGAIGTAVNIGQFLSTGTFWATEKCVGPQHDNPIGLAAAPVMAAKLPPGVSTPSYASDAKCNTRGLTRLGEHALRGMIDRGMMLELDHMSVKAAGRALDILESEEYPGVLSSHSWMDLDWTERMYKLGGFVAQYMHGAEGFVGEAAQKAALRAKYKVGLGYGTDMNGVGGWPAPVGSGAPNAVKYPFRSFDGGSVIDRQVTGERTWDLNTDGASHNGLVPDWVEQIRLSGGQGVVDELAAGAESYLTTWKATEDHEPGVDLAKGAPGSASSSEWNPFTSYAPGRALDGDTGSRWASDWSDDQWMGVDLGAVRRVGRVTLDWERAYARQYRIDVSENGTDWRTVWSTDAGDGGYDTAEFASTSARYVRIHGERRATQWGYSLYEVAVHRA; from the coding sequence ATGACTCGACCCATCGCGCGCGGGACCGGCGGCAGATCCGCCCTCCTTGCGCTGTTCCTCGCCCTGGCCGCCGTCCTCTTCGGCTCCGGCCCCGTTCCCGCTGCCGCCACCGGCGGTTCGTGGTGGGAGCCCACCTCCCGCCCCGCGGCCGACTCGCAGATCAATGTCACGGGCACGCCGTTCACGGGAACGGACGCGCAGGGGAAGGTGCGCGGCTTCGTCGACGCGCACAACCACCTGATGTCCAACGAGGGGTTCGGCGGCCGGCTCATCTGCGGCCAGACGTTCTCCACGGCCGGTGCCGCGGAGGCGCTCAAGGACTGTCCCGAGCACTATCCCGATGGTTCGGGCGCACTGTTCGAGAACATCACCGGTGGGGCCGACGGCCATCACGACCCGGTCGGCTGGCCCACGTTCAAGGACTGGCCCGCCCACAACTCCCTGACGCACCAGCAGAACTACTACGCGTGGGTGGAGCGCGCCTGGCGCGGCGGGCAGCGCGTGCTCGTCAACGACCTGGTGACGAACGGCCTCATCTGCTCGATCCTGCCCCGGGACCGGAGCTGCGACGAGATGACGTCGATCCGCCTCCAGGCCCGGAAGACGTACGAACTCCAGGACTACGTGGACGGGATGTACGGCGGGCCCGGCAAGGGCTGGTTCCGGATCGTCACCTCCGCGGCGCAGGCGCGCTCGGTGATCGAGCAGGGCAAGCTGGCGGTCGTCCTGGGCGTCGAGACCTCGGAGCCGTTCGGCTGCAAGCAGATCCTCGATGTCGCGCAGTGCAGCAAGGAGGACATCGACCGCGGTCTCGACGAGCTGTACGGGCTCGGGGTGCGCAGCATGTTCCTGTGCCACAAGTTCGACAACGCGCTGTGCGGTGTCCGCTTCGACTCGGGCGCCATCGGTACGGCGGTCAACATCGGCCAGTTCCTGTCGACGGGCACCTTCTGGGCGACGGAGAAGTGCGTGGGCCCGCAGCACGACAACCCGATCGGGCTCGCGGCCGCCCCGGTGATGGCGGCCAAGCTGCCGCCGGGTGTCAGCACCCCCTCGTACGCCTCCGACGCGAAGTGCAACACGCGTGGTCTGACCAGGCTCGGTGAACACGCCCTGCGGGGCATGATCGACCGCGGCATGATGCTGGAGCTGGACCACATGAGCGTCAAGGCCGCCGGGCGGGCATTGGACATCCTGGAGTCCGAGGAGTACCCGGGCGTCCTCTCCAGCCACAGCTGGATGGACCTGGACTGGACGGAGCGCATGTACAAGCTGGGCGGTTTCGTCGCCCAGTACATGCACGGCGCGGAGGGCTTCGTCGGCGAGGCGGCGCAGAAGGCCGCGCTGCGCGCCAAGTACAAGGTCGGTCTCGGGTACGGCACCGACATGAACGGTGTCGGCGGCTGGCCGGCCCCGGTGGGCAGCGGGGCGCCGAACGCGGTGAAGTACCCCTTCCGCAGCTTCGACGGCGGCTCGGTGATCGACCGTCAGGTGACGGGAGAGCGCACCTGGGACCTCAACACCGACGGCGCCTCGCACAACGGCCTGGTGCCGGACTGGGTCGAGCAGATCCGGCTCAGCGGCGGCCAGGGCGTCGTCGACGAGCTGGCGGCCGGCGCGGAGTCGTACCTGACCACGTGGAAGGCGACCGAGGACCACGAGCCGGGGGTCGATCTCGCGAAGGGCGCGCCGGGTTCGGCGAGTTCCTCGGAGTGGAACCCCTTCACCAGCTACGCGCCGGGCCGCGCGCTGGACGGCGACACCGGCTCACGCTGGGCCAGCGACTGGTCGGACGACCAGTGGATGGGCGTGGACCTCGGGGCCGTCCGCAGGGTGGGCCGGGTCACCCTGGACTGGGAGCGGGCGTACGCGCGTCAGTACCGGATCGACGTGTCGGAGAACGGTACGGACTGGCGGACGGTGTGGTCCACGGACGCCGGTGACGGCGGGTACGACACGGCGGAGTTCGCGTCGACGTCGGCCCGTTACGTACGGATCCACGGCGAGCGGCGGGCGACCCAGTGGGGCTATTCGCTCTACGAGGTCGCGGTGCACAGAGCCTGA
- a CDS encoding TetR/AcrR family transcriptional regulator, whose product MGRMPSAERRRQLVDAAIRAMTRDGVARTTTRSICAEAGVSLSVFHYCFESKQALLEAAIETINSDYVARVMSTVEPGATLRETVRGALQSYWDHVTARPGEHMLTYDLTQYALREPGFEHVARAQYEQYVVSAGALVEQVRAVRDMETRVPVETIARYLAAAIDGLTLQFLVVGDERTAATLLDLTADQLVFLIEG is encoded by the coding sequence ATGGGGCGGATGCCGTCGGCCGAACGACGCAGACAGCTGGTCGACGCGGCGATCAGGGCGATGACCAGGGACGGGGTCGCCCGGACCACCACCCGGTCGATCTGCGCCGAGGCGGGTGTCTCGCTGAGCGTCTTCCACTACTGCTTCGAGTCCAAGCAGGCCCTCCTCGAAGCCGCGATCGAGACGATCAACAGCGACTACGTGGCGCGCGTGATGTCGACGGTCGAGCCCGGTGCCACCCTGCGCGAGACCGTACGGGGCGCGCTCCAGTCGTACTGGGACCATGTCACGGCCCGTCCCGGTGAGCACATGCTGACGTACGACCTCACCCAGTACGCCCTGCGGGAGCCGGGGTTCGAGCATGTGGCGCGCGCGCAGTACGAGCAGTACGTGGTGTCCGCGGGCGCGCTCGTCGAGCAGGTTCGCGCGGTGCGGGACATGGAGACGCGGGTGCCGGTGGAGACGATCGCCCGGTACCTGGCGGCGGCGATCGACGGTCTCACGCTCCAGTTCCTGGTCGTCGGGGACGAGAGGACCGCGGCGACCCTGCTCGATCTGACGGCCGATCAACTGGTGTTTCTCATCGAGGGATGA
- a CDS encoding 3'-5' exonuclease produces the protein MYHGGLINVVDVEATCWEGERPPGAVSEIIEIGLTVVDARAGERVSRHRILVRPARSKVSAFCTELTGLTQAEVDTGLDFAAACRLLATTYEAGVRPWASWGDYDRKQFTHQCRVSGIPYPFGRHHTNAKAVFTEAYGLGRRPGMARALEVAGLPLEGRHHRGEDDAWNIAALVLRLTERGAWPPAGAVDVP, from the coding sequence ATGTATCACGGGGGATTGATCAACGTCGTCGACGTCGAGGCGACCTGCTGGGAGGGCGAGCGTCCGCCCGGCGCCGTCAGCGAGATCATCGAGATCGGTCTGACGGTGGTCGACGCACGCGCGGGTGAACGGGTCTCCCGGCACCGGATCCTGGTGCGGCCGGCCCGATCGAAGGTCAGCGCGTTCTGCACCGAACTGACCGGGCTCACCCAGGCGGAGGTCGACACCGGTCTGGACTTCGCCGCCGCCTGCCGGCTGTTGGCGACCACGTACGAGGCGGGTGTGCGGCCCTGGGCGAGCTGGGGCGACTACGACCGCAAGCAGTTCACCCACCAGTGCCGGGTCAGCGGCATCCCGTATCCCTTCGGGCGCCACCACACCAACGCCAAAGCCGTGTTCACCGAGGCGTACGGCCTTGGCAGGCGCCCCGGTATGGCGCGCGCCCTGGAGGTCGCGGGGCTGCCCCTGGAGGGGCGTCATCACCGGGGCGAGGACGACGCCTGGAACATCGCGGCGTTGGTCCTGCGGCTCACGGAGCGGGGCGCGTGGCCGCCGGCCGGCGCGGTGGACGTTCCGTAG
- a CDS encoding VOC family protein, which produces MSSTKEFHVTFDCAQPERVARFWCEVLGYVVPPPPKGSDTGEEYDRSRPAEEWGARFACVDPSGVGPRLYFQRVPEGKVVKNRVHLDVRVATGLVGEERLAALEAECTRLLALGAVRERLLYDGHDACIVMRDIEGNEFCLD; this is translated from the coding sequence ATGTCCTCGACCAAGGAATTCCACGTCACCTTCGACTGCGCGCAACCCGAGCGCGTCGCCCGTTTCTGGTGCGAGGTGCTGGGGTACGTCGTACCGCCGCCGCCCAAGGGATCCGACACCGGGGAGGAGTACGACCGCTCGCGGCCGGCCGAGGAGTGGGGGGCCCGGTTCGCGTGCGTCGACCCCTCGGGCGTGGGTCCGCGGCTGTACTTCCAGCGCGTTCCCGAGGGCAAGGTCGTCAAGAACCGGGTGCATCTCGACGTACGGGTCGCCACCGGGCTCGTGGGCGAGGAGCGCCTGGCCGCGCTGGAGGCCGAGTGTACACGGCTGCTCGCCCTCGGCGCGGTACGCGAGCGCCTGCTGTACGACGGGCACGACGCGTGCATCGTGATGCGGGACATCGAGGGCAACGAGTTCTGTCTCGACTGA
- a CDS encoding GntR family transcriptional regulator, with translation MSSAVQKRRPQTAQQFVLEELRRAITSGELRPGGQIRQDALAARFEVSRVPLREALKALEAEGLVVHHIHRGYFVAELSLADLEEIYRIRELLETEAVRLAVRRMPDGIVATLERIQREVERAADEGDVPAMAAANRRFHFTLVEASGMPRLVRLIATLWDSTDAYRSLYYTEDPHRKQAVREHRAVISALRHGDEDATVRWLDEHRAHAVAALREVLDLERD, from the coding sequence ATGAGCAGCGCGGTGCAGAAACGGCGGCCGCAGACCGCCCAGCAGTTCGTTCTCGAGGAACTGCGGCGCGCCATCACCAGCGGGGAGCTGAGGCCCGGCGGGCAGATCCGTCAGGACGCCCTCGCGGCCCGGTTCGAGGTGAGCCGGGTGCCGCTGCGCGAGGCCCTGAAGGCCCTGGAGGCCGAGGGTCTGGTCGTCCATCACATCCACCGGGGCTACTTCGTGGCGGAGTTGTCGCTCGCCGACCTGGAGGAGATCTACCGGATCCGTGAGCTGCTGGAGACGGAGGCCGTGCGGCTGGCCGTGCGGCGGATGCCGGACGGCATCGTGGCCACCCTCGAACGCATCCAGCGCGAGGTGGAGCGGGCGGCCGACGAGGGCGACGTGCCGGCGATGGCAGCGGCGAACCGGCGCTTCCACTTCACGCTCGTCGAGGCGTCGGGGATGCCGCGCCTGGTCCGCCTGATCGCGACGCTGTGGGACTCCACGGACGCGTACCGCTCGCTCTACTACACCGAGGATCCGCACCGGAAGCAGGCCGTCCGCGAGCATCGCGCCGTCATCTCCGCGCTCCGGCACGGCGACGAGGACGCCACCGTCCGCTGGCTGGACGAGCACCGGGCGCACGCGGTGGCGGCCTTGCGCGAGGTCCTGGACCTGGAGCGGGACTGA
- a CDS encoding CoA transferase — protein MRADQQGTPGPTAVGALSGIVVADFGRVLAGPYMTMLLADLGADVIKIERPGSGDDTRAWGPPFADGEATYFLGVNRNKRSVALDLTDPDDLATARAIVDRADVLVENFRPGTMEKLGLGYEHVRATNPGLVYCSVTGFGTDAGARLPGYDLLVQAMGGLMSVTGEPDGQGTKAGVALVDVITGLHAGMGVLAALRHRERTGEGQRVEVSLLSSLLSALTNQAAAHLGAGVVPRAMGNRHPSIAPYEVFEARDRPLVLAVGNDRQFRVLCERLGLSGLADDPRFATNTARVSHRDELVTALAGPLGTRTADGWFEELTAAGVPCGPINDLAAAFDLADRLGLAPRVPEAAAGPGQVAHPVRLGATPPTYRASPPRLGEHTEDVRASLGRTEESAAGNP, from the coding sequence ATGCGCGCAGACCAGCAGGGCACACCGGGGCCGACAGCGGTCGGCGCCCTGTCCGGGATCGTCGTCGCCGACTTCGGCCGGGTCCTGGCGGGGCCGTACATGACGATGCTCCTCGCCGACCTCGGCGCGGACGTGATCAAGATCGAGCGGCCGGGCTCCGGCGACGACACGCGCGCGTGGGGGCCGCCGTTCGCCGACGGCGAGGCCACCTACTTCCTCGGGGTGAACCGCAACAAGCGCTCGGTCGCGCTCGACCTCACCGACCCCGATGACCTGGCGACGGCGCGCGCGATCGTGGACCGCGCGGACGTCCTGGTGGAGAACTTCCGCCCCGGCACGATGGAGAAGCTGGGCCTCGGGTACGAACACGTGCGGGCGACCAACCCCGGTCTCGTCTACTGCTCGGTGACCGGCTTCGGCACCGACGCGGGTGCCCGGCTGCCCGGCTACGACCTGCTCGTGCAGGCCATGGGCGGCCTCATGAGCGTGACGGGTGAACCGGACGGGCAGGGGACGAAGGCGGGGGTCGCCCTGGTCGACGTCATCACCGGGCTGCACGCGGGCATGGGCGTCCTCGCCGCCCTCCGCCACCGCGAGCGCACCGGCGAGGGCCAGCGGGTCGAGGTCTCGCTGCTCTCCTCCCTCCTGTCGGCGCTCACCAACCAGGCGGCCGCCCACCTCGGGGCCGGGGTCGTGCCGCGCGCGATGGGCAACCGGCATCCGAGCATCGCTCCGTACGAGGTCTTCGAGGCGCGGGACCGGCCTCTGGTCCTGGCCGTGGGCAACGACCGGCAGTTCCGGGTCCTGTGCGAGCGGCTCGGTCTGTCCGGGCTCGCCGACGATCCGCGCTTCGCGACGAACACGGCCCGGGTCTCGCACCGGGACGAGCTGGTGACGGCCCTCGCCGGGCCGCTGGGGACCCGTACCGCCGACGGCTGGTTCGAGGAGCTCACCGCGGCCGGGGTGCCGTGCGGGCCGATCAACGACCTGGCCGCCGCGTTCGACCTCGCGGACCGTCTGGGGCTCGCCCCGCGGGTCCCGGAGGCCGCGGCCGGTCCCGGTCAGGTCGCCCATCCGGTCCGGCTCGGCGCCACGCCTCCCACGTACCGCGCCTCTCCCCCGCGGCTCGGCGAGCACACGGAGGACGTACGGGCCTCCCTGGGCCGGACGGAGGAGAGCGCCGCGGGGAATCCGTGA
- a CDS encoding acyl-CoA dehydrogenase family protein: MKSSQSQSQSSPQSSSAPVHPFDLLAVDGLLTDEEREIRRTVRAVADRELRPHVAGWFEKGEIPARELARTLGGIGVLGMHLEGYGCAGTNAVAYGLACLELEAVDSGLRSLVSVQGSLAMYAIWKYGSEEQKQQWLPKMAAGEYIGCFGLTEPDAGSDPGAMRTNAKRDGSDWILNGTKMWITNGSVADVAVVWARTEDGVRGFLVPAGTPGFSAPEIKMKLSLRASVTSELVMEDVRLPADAMLPEARGLSGPLGCLNEARFGIVFGALGAARDCLETAISYARDRVVFARSLASYQLTQQKLADMSVELGKGMLLALHLGRLKDAGALTPEQVSVGKLNNVREAIAIARECRTILGANGITLEYPVLRHANNLESVLTYEGTSEVHSLVIGKALTGEQAFR; this comes from the coding sequence GTGAAGTCGTCGCAGTCGCAGTCGCAGTCGTCGCCGCAGTCCAGCTCCGCTCCCGTCCACCCCTTCGACCTGCTCGCCGTCGACGGACTGCTGACCGACGAGGAGCGCGAGATCCGCCGTACCGTGCGCGCCGTCGCCGACCGTGAGCTGCGCCCGCACGTCGCCGGCTGGTTCGAGAAGGGCGAGATTCCCGCCCGCGAGCTCGCCCGCACCCTCGGCGGCATCGGGGTGCTCGGCATGCACCTGGAGGGCTACGGCTGCGCGGGCACCAACGCCGTCGCGTACGGCCTCGCCTGTCTGGAGCTGGAGGCCGTCGACTCCGGACTGCGCTCGCTCGTCTCCGTACAGGGCTCGCTCGCCATGTACGCGATCTGGAAGTACGGCTCCGAGGAGCAGAAGCAGCAGTGGCTGCCGAAGATGGCGGCGGGGGAGTACATCGGCTGCTTCGGCCTCACCGAGCCCGACGCCGGCTCCGACCCGGGCGCGATGCGGACCAACGCCAAGCGCGACGGTTCCGACTGGATCCTCAACGGCACCAAGATGTGGATCACCAACGGCTCGGTGGCCGATGTCGCCGTCGTCTGGGCCCGTACCGAGGACGGCGTACGCGGCTTCCTCGTCCCGGCCGGCACTCCCGGATTCAGCGCCCCGGAGATCAAGATGAAACTGTCGCTGCGCGCGAGCGTCACCAGCGAACTGGTCATGGAGGACGTCCGCCTCCCGGCCGACGCCATGCTGCCGGAGGCCCGGGGGCTCTCCGGCCCGCTCGGCTGCCTCAACGAGGCCCGTTTCGGCATCGTCTTCGGCGCGCTCGGCGCCGCCCGCGACTGCCTGGAGACGGCGATCTCGTACGCCCGTGACCGGGTCGTCTTCGCCCGCTCCCTCGCCTCGTACCAGCTGACGCAGCAGAAGCTCGCCGACATGTCCGTCGAACTCGGCAAGGGCATGCTGCTCGCCCTCCACCTGGGGCGGCTCAAGGACGCGGGCGCGCTCACTCCCGAGCAGGTCAGCGTGGGCAAGCTGAACAACGTCCGCGAGGCCATCGCCATCGCCCGCGAGTGCCGCACGATCCTGGGCGCCAACGGCATCACCCTGGAGTACCCGGTGCTGCGCCACGCCAACAACCTGGAGTCGGTGCTCACCTACGAGGGCACGAGCGAGGTCCACTCCCTGGTCATCGGCAAGGCGCTCACCGGCGAGCAGGCCTTCCGCTGA
- a CDS encoding FBP domain-containing protein — protein MEPLTDKQIRSSFVNCTKGEAARLKLPLDFAELPWEDLDFLGWVDPGAPLRAHLVVPRAEGPVGVSLRVPAAGRTSAMKSSMCQVCLTGHASSGVTLLVAPLAGPRGREGNTVGIYLCADLACSLYVRGRRQPKLRGRRQEESLTVDEQVARLTGNLDAFVARVTSG, from the coding sequence GTGGAACCACTGACCGACAAACAGATCCGCTCGTCCTTCGTGAACTGCACCAAGGGCGAGGCGGCCCGCCTCAAGCTGCCGCTCGACTTCGCCGAACTCCCCTGGGAGGACCTGGACTTCCTCGGCTGGGTCGACCCCGGTGCGCCGCTCCGCGCCCACCTGGTCGTCCCCCGCGCGGAGGGGCCGGTCGGCGTGAGCCTGCGGGTTCCGGCCGCCGGGCGGACCAGCGCCATGAAGTCGAGCATGTGCCAGGTGTGTCTGACCGGGCACGCCTCCTCGGGCGTCACGCTGCTCGTGGCGCCGCTCGCCGGGCCCCGCGGCCGCGAGGGGAACACCGTCGGGATCTACCTCTGCGCCGACCTCGCCTGCTCCCTGTACGTGCGGGGCAGGCGGCAGCCGAAGCTGCGCGGCCGGCGCCAGGAGGAGTCCCTCACGGTCGACGAGCAGGTCGCCCGCCTCACGGGCAACCTGGACGCCTTCGTCGCCCGTGTGACGTCGGGCTGA
- a CDS encoding PLP-dependent aminotransferase family protein: MAVAHVVHTADRTLTGRQLASLLTPPPEGRFGYRELARAVREALLDGRVALRLRLPAERELAAVLAVSRTTVTGAYDLLRESGYAHSRRGAGTWTALPEGQAPTALGAFHDDAGATIDLALAAPEAPAEELSAALAVAAAELPRYAGAQGYHPYGLPALRAAVAARYTARGLPTLPEQILVTTGAQQALSLVLSLLGRAGDRVLAENPSYTNALDAMRGRMLRITPVPVTETGWDTGLVDAALRQTAPRLAYLIPDFHNPTGHLMPQEQRRDLARAARATGTWLVVDETLTDIALDVPAPPPFAAAAAGGDSEQIVSVGSLSKSCWGGLRVGWVRAASRVVTELARVRITADLAGSVLDQLVAVALMDRLDVILPKRRAELRLRRDALTSALARHVPEWRWTVPPGGMCLWIDLGRPGASALAARGLRHGVRVEGGARFGVDPGTHEHRLRLPYTLPEDVYEPAAERLAAALDGAPGRFTDPALPDWVA, from the coding sequence ATGGCAGTGGCACACGTGGTCCATACAGCGGACCGGACCCTCACGGGCCGTCAGCTGGCATCGCTCCTCACCCCGCCCCCCGAGGGCCGGTTCGGCTACCGGGAACTCGCGCGGGCCGTGCGGGAGGCCCTTCTGGACGGGCGGGTGGCCCTGCGGCTGCGGCTGCCGGCCGAGCGGGAACTCGCCGCGGTGCTCGCCGTGAGCCGGACGACGGTCACGGGGGCGTACGACCTGCTCCGGGAGAGCGGGTACGCGCACAGCCGACGGGGCGCGGGCACCTGGACCGCACTCCCGGAGGGCCAGGCCCCGACCGCGCTCGGGGCCTTCCACGACGACGCCGGAGCGACCATCGACCTCGCGCTGGCAGCCCCGGAGGCCCCGGCGGAGGAACTCTCCGCCGCGCTCGCGGTGGCCGCGGCCGAGCTCCCCCGCTACGCCGGCGCGCAGGGCTACCACCCGTACGGCCTGCCCGCGCTGCGCGCCGCCGTCGCCGCGCGGTACACGGCGCGGGGCCTGCCGACGCTCCCGGAGCAGATCCTCGTCACCACGGGTGCGCAGCAGGCCCTTTCGCTGGTGCTCTCGCTGCTCGGCCGGGCCGGCGACCGGGTGCTCGCCGAGAACCCCTCGTACACCAACGCCCTCGACGCGATGCGAGGACGCATGCTCCGCATCACCCCCGTGCCGGTCACCGAGACGGGCTGGGACACCGGGCTCGTCGATGCCGCGCTGCGGCAGACCGCTCCGCGCCTCGCGTACCTGATCCCCGACTTCCACAACCCGACCGGGCATCTGATGCCGCAGGAGCAGCGGCGGGACCTGGCGCGGGCGGCGCGGGCGACCGGGACCTGGCTGGTGGTGGACGAGACGCTGACGGACATCGCGCTCGACGTGCCCGCGCCGCCGCCGTTCGCGGCGGCGGCCGCCGGGGGTGACAGCGAGCAGATCGTCTCCGTCGGCTCGCTGAGCAAGAGCTGCTGGGGCGGCCTCCGGGTCGGCTGGGTACGGGCCGCGTCCCGGGTCGTGACCGAGCTGGCCCGGGTACGGATCACCGCAGACCTGGCCGGTTCCGTACTGGACCAGCTGGTGGCCGTGGCCCTCATGGACCGGCTCGACGTGATCCTGCCGAAGCGCCGGGCGGAGCTGCGGCTGCGCAGGGACGCGCTGACCTCCGCCCTGGCCCGCCATGTGCCCGAGTGGCGGTGGACGGTGCCGCCCGGCGGGATGTGCCTGTGGATCGACCTGGGCCGCCCGGGCGCCTCGGCCCTCGCGGCCCGCGGGCTGCGGCACGGGGTGCGGGTGGAGGGCGGCGCCCGGTTCGGTGTGGACCCCGGCACGCACGAGCACCGGCTGCGCCTTCCGTACACCCTGCCCGAGGACGTGTACGAACCGGCGGCGGAGCGGCTCGCGGCGGCCCTGGACGGAGCGCCGGGGCGCTTCACCGACCCCGCGCTGCCGGACTGGGTGGCCTGA
- a CDS encoding universal stress protein, with amino-acid sequence MAAEPPEAGVTGRVVVGVTGSLASLAALRYASALARRDGVPLLAVLVWEPPEGEALYARMPDRSWARMWAEDARRRLEDAVADGLGAVPAGVAFEGRVVRGTPAAALCRVADRPGDLLVVGSASGSGRSAFGRLRRRRVLRAVLTGAGCPVLTVPGPALLPGEARVLRRNARTPAPDRRRSTGAGAGADEAGSRPGRP; translated from the coding sequence GTGGCTGCGGAACCTCCGGAGGCGGGTGTGACCGGCCGGGTCGTCGTCGGCGTGACCGGGTCGCTGGCCTCGCTCGCCGCCCTGCGGTACGCGTCCGCCCTCGCCCGGCGGGACGGCGTACCGCTGCTCGCGGTGCTGGTCTGGGAGCCGCCGGAGGGCGAGGCGCTGTACGCCCGGATGCCCGACCGGTCCTGGGCCCGGATGTGGGCCGAGGACGCCCGGCGGCGCCTGGAGGACGCCGTCGCCGACGGACTCGGGGCCGTACCCGCCGGCGTCGCCTTCGAGGGGCGGGTCGTCAGGGGTACCCCGGCGGCGGCCCTGTGCCGGGTGGCCGACCGGCCGGGCGACCTGCTTGTCGTCGGCTCGGCCTCAGGCAGCGGCCGGTCGGCCTTCGGACGGCTGCGCCGCCGCCGGGTCCTGCGGGCCGTCCTGACGGGTGCGGGCTGCCCGGTGCTGACCGTGCCGGGTCCCGCGCTGCTCCCGGGCGAGGCCCGCGTCCTGCGGCGGAACGCCCGCACCCCCGCACCCGATCGAAGGAGATCGACCGGGGCGGGGGCAGGGGCGGACGAGGCCGGTTCTCGGCCGGGCCGACCGTGA